One genomic window of Hydra vulgaris chromosome 03, alternate assembly HydraT2T_AEP includes the following:
- the LOC136078303 gene encoding uncharacterized protein LOC136078303 isoform X1 has product MMSSSTTLIDKNKRNEIKDDFFISSKGLYKNKEFSDKVLFIVEEQLDETEENTKKHLKDTTVERGSYLPQKISLPIHSLVFCINSRFFRNLFYDSNMLEIKENKFFLHVNPGDIQYVKLVIKSLYNPEIIDNIKTIKLLKVLEYADRYMCDTLLKRGLSMVKNIVVTNVDECSFLLHKIAYYENYLGHLLTKDLFLGVKSYCSQFLAKMFTPLECCAYNKSLIELDFLTFLTLLKSDDEFLFSENSVVACVSNWLEANEAQQTEENIKALLSECRYEYMDVLFLRYRFCYTNPIFSKWSGYLNWYINAVSYLSIQKNTSVTTKRTNREKKRKINGELCYKYELQMKYNANTKSWSSDQSMLYRGCVLQLFIYATNKVVLEMKLEKDNQKKETANFIFQISVEIELPKFKFSFKNAEPMSFPNNKTMPFPNDKTMSFSNNQTRLFSNDKRKPVSNNNLFSLQIVQQNSTSNTKKVSFQFSDDNTANISLGYILEYEPDTVQNENDMIIVTKFTL; this is encoded by the exons ATGATGTCTTCGAGTACCACTTTAatcgataaaaataaaagaaatgaaataaaagatgaCTTTTTCATATCCTCAAAAGGTTTATACAAGAATAAAGAATTTAGTGACAAGGTTTTATTCATTGTTGAAGAACAGTTGGATGAAACtgaagaaaatacaaaaaaacatctaaaag aTACAACAGTTGAACGTGGATCATATTTACCACAAAAAATTAGTCTTCCGATTCACAGTTTGGTATTTTGTATAAACAGCAGATTTTTCAGAAATCTCTTTTACGACTCCAATATGCTGGAAATAAAAGAGAACAAATTTTTTCTACATGTTAACCCTGGAGATATTCAGTATGTGAAATTGGTTATTAAGTCATTATACAATCCTGAAATAATTGACaacattaaaactattaaattgttaaaggtTTTAGAATATGCTGATAGATACATGTGTGACACGCTTCTTAAGCGTGGGCTTTCTATGgtcaaaaatattgttgttacaAATGTTGATGAATGTAGTTTTCTGTTACATAAAATAGCTTACTATGAAAACTATCTAGGACATTTGTTAACCAAAGACTTATTTTTAGGCGTTAAAAGTTACTGTAGTCAATTTCTTGCAAAAATGTTTACTCCGCTAGAATGTTGTGCGTATAATAAGTCATTAATTGAGTtagactttttaacttttttaacctTATTAAAGTCAGATGATGAGTTCCTTTTTAGTGAAAACAGTGTAGTTGCGTGTGTTTCAAACTGGTTAGAAGCGAATGAAGCACAGCAAACAGAAGAAAACATCAAAGCTTTGCTTTCAGAATGTCGTTACGAATACATggatgtattatttttaagatataggTTTTGTTATACAAATCCTATTTTTAGCAAATGGTCCGGGTACCTTAATTGGTATATCAATGCCGTTTCCTATCTTTCTATACAGAAAAATACCTCAGTTACTACTAAAAGAACTAACAGggaaaaaaaacgaaaaataaatGGAGAATTATGTTACAAGTACGAGCTACAAATGAAGTACAACGCTAATACAAAAAGTTGGAGCTCAGATCAAAGCATGTTGTACCGTGGGTgtgttttacaactttttatttacgcAACGAATAAAGTAGTGCTAGAGATGAAACTAGAAAAGGACAATCAGAAAAAAGAAacagcaaattttatttttcaaatttcagtTGAAATTGAACTtcccaaatttaaattttcctttaaaaacgcTGAACCAATGTCTTTTCCAAATAACAAAACAATGCCTTTTCCAAATGACAAAACAATGTCTTTTTCAAATAACCAAACAAGGCTTTTTTCAAATGACAAAAGAAAGCCTGTTTCAAACAATAATCTTTTCTCGCTGCAAATTGTTCAACAAAATTCAACTTCCAACACAAAAAAGGTTTCTTTTCAATTTAGCGATGATAATACTGCAAATATTTCACTTGGTTACATTTTAGAATATGAACCTGATACAGTCCAAAACGAAAATGACATGATTATTGTTACTAAGTTTACCTTATAA
- the LOC136078303 gene encoding uncharacterized protein LOC136078303 isoform X2 produces the protein MLEIKENKFFLHVNPGDIQYVKLVIKSLYNPEIIDNIKTIKLLKVLEYADRYMCDTLLKRGLSMVKNIVVTNVDECSFLLHKIAYYENYLGHLLTKDLFLGVKSYCSQFLAKMFTPLECCAYNKSLIELDFLTFLTLLKSDDEFLFSENSVVACVSNWLEANEAQQTEENIKALLSECRYEYMDVLFLRYRFCYTNPIFSKWSGYLNWYINAVSYLSIQKNTSVTTKRTNREKKRKINGELCYKYELQMKYNANTKSWSSDQSMLYRGCVLQLFIYATNKVVLEMKLEKDNQKKETANFIFQISVEIELPKFKFSFKNAEPMSFPNNKTMPFPNDKTMSFSNNQTRLFSNDKRKPVSNNNLFSLQIVQQNSTSNTKKVSFQFSDDNTANISLGYILEYEPDTVQNENDMIIVTKFTL, from the coding sequence ATGCTGGAAATAAAAGAGAACAAATTTTTTCTACATGTTAACCCTGGAGATATTCAGTATGTGAAATTGGTTATTAAGTCATTATACAATCCTGAAATAATTGACaacattaaaactattaaattgttaaaggtTTTAGAATATGCTGATAGATACATGTGTGACACGCTTCTTAAGCGTGGGCTTTCTATGgtcaaaaatattgttgttacaAATGTTGATGAATGTAGTTTTCTGTTACATAAAATAGCTTACTATGAAAACTATCTAGGACATTTGTTAACCAAAGACTTATTTTTAGGCGTTAAAAGTTACTGTAGTCAATTTCTTGCAAAAATGTTTACTCCGCTAGAATGTTGTGCGTATAATAAGTCATTAATTGAGTtagactttttaacttttttaacctTATTAAAGTCAGATGATGAGTTCCTTTTTAGTGAAAACAGTGTAGTTGCGTGTGTTTCAAACTGGTTAGAAGCGAATGAAGCACAGCAAACAGAAGAAAACATCAAAGCTTTGCTTTCAGAATGTCGTTACGAATACATggatgtattatttttaagatataggTTTTGTTATACAAATCCTATTTTTAGCAAATGGTCCGGGTACCTTAATTGGTATATCAATGCCGTTTCCTATCTTTCTATACAGAAAAATACCTCAGTTACTACTAAAAGAACTAACAGggaaaaaaaacgaaaaataaatGGAGAATTATGTTACAAGTACGAGCTACAAATGAAGTACAACGCTAATACAAAAAGTTGGAGCTCAGATCAAAGCATGTTGTACCGTGGGTgtgttttacaactttttatttacgcAACGAATAAAGTAGTGCTAGAGATGAAACTAGAAAAGGACAATCAGAAAAAAGAAacagcaaattttatttttcaaatttcagtTGAAATTGAACTtcccaaatttaaattttcctttaaaaacgcTGAACCAATGTCTTTTCCAAATAACAAAACAATGCCTTTTCCAAATGACAAAACAATGTCTTTTTCAAATAACCAAACAAGGCTTTTTTCAAATGACAAAAGAAAGCCTGTTTCAAACAATAATCTTTTCTCGCTGCAAATTGTTCAACAAAATTCAACTTCCAACACAAAAAAGGTTTCTTTTCAATTTAGCGATGATAATACTGCAAATATTTCACTTGGTTACATTTTAGAATATGAACCTGATACAGTCCAAAACGAAAATGACATGATTATTGTTACTAAGTTTACCTTATAA